In Deltaproteobacteria bacterium, the genomic stretch TGGGCGACGCCGATCATGGTCGGCACCTGGTGGCTCATGGCGTTCATGGTGTGGTGCGATTTATGGCAGTGAAAGGCCCAGTCACCGGGTGCATCGGCAACAAACTCGACGGCCCGTAGCGCCCCGACCGGCACGTCGATAGTGGTTTCCGGCCATTGCGCGCTTTTCTGCACCCAGCCGCCGTCGGTGCAGGTCACCGCAAAGTTGTAGCCATGGATGTGGATCGGGTGGCTGGTCATGGTGAGGTTTCCCATGCGGATGCGCACCCGGTCGTCCTTCCTCACGACGAGATGATCGATGCCCGGAAATACCCGGCTGTTGAAGGTCCACAGGTTGAAATCCAACATCTGGGCAACCCTCGGCGTGTAGCTGCCGGGGTCGATGTCGTAGGCGGCCAGAAGGAAGACGAAGTCCCGGTCGACGCGGTACCGGGTAGGGTCCTTCGGGTGCACCACGATGAAGCCCATCATGCCCATGGCCATCTGCACCATCTCGTCGGCATGGGGGTGATACATGAAGGTGCCGGAGTGTTTCATCTCGAATTCATAGACGAAGGTCTTGCCCGCCGGTATCTGAGTCTGGGTCAGCCCTCCCACGCCGTCCATGCCGTTGGGCAGCCGAACGCCGTGCCAGTGGATCGTGGTATGTTCCGGCAGCCTGTTGGTGACAAAGATGCGCACCTTATCGCCTTCCACACATTCGATGGTCGGCCCGGGGCTTTGGCCGTTGTAACCCCAAAGGTGTGCCTTCATCCCCGGCGCCATTTCGCGAACAACCGGCTCGGCAACAAGATGGAACTCTTTCCATGCGTTCCGCGTGCGCCACGGCAGGGTCCAGCCATTGAGCGTCACGACGGGGTGGTAGGGCCGGCCGTTGGGCGGAAAGAGCGGCGGTGCCATGGCCGCTGACGTCTGCGTCGGCGCCTCGGGCAGCGTTGCGGCCTGCACCTTGCTCACCAGGGCGGCGCCGAGCATTGCGAGGCTTGAGTTTCGCAGAAAATCGCGACGGTTGATCACCTCTGTCCTCCTT encodes the following:
- a CDS encoding multicopper oxidase domain-containing protein, whose amino-acid sequence is MINRRDFLRNSSLAMLGAALVSKVQAATLPEAPTQTSAAMAPPLFPPNGRPYHPVVTLNGWTLPWRTRNAWKEFHLVAEPVVREMAPGMKAHLWGYNGQSPGPTIECVEGDKVRIFVTNRLPEHTTIHWHGVRLPNGMDGVGGLTQTQIPAGKTFVYEFEMKHSGTFMYHPHADEMVQMAMGMMGFIVVHPKDPTRYRVDRDFVFLLAAYDIDPGSYTPRVAQMLDFNLWTFNSRVFPGIDHLVVRKDDRVRIRMGNLTMTSHPIHIHGYNFAVTCTDGGWVQKSAQWPETTIDVPVGALRAVEFVADAPGDWAFHCHKSHHTMNAMSHQVPTMIGVAQKGIAEKIGKLVPDYMVMGERGMADMAGMEMPLPDNTLPMMTGRGPFGPIEMGGMFTVVKVREGLRRDDYKDPGWYRHPPGTQAYELKDMSEMD